A genomic region of Streptomyces sp. R33 contains the following coding sequences:
- a CDS encoding SDR family oxidoreductase encodes MAEARRTLEGKVALVAGATRGAGRGTAVQLGAQGATVYVTGRSTRGSRSEYDRPETVEETAELVTAAGGQGIAVVADHLVPAQVEALVGRIDAEQGRLDVLVNDIWGGERLFEWDSTVWEHDLDNGLRILRLAVETHAVTSHFALPLMLRTPGGLVVEMTDGTAGYNAANYRVSFFYDLAKSAVLRMAFALGHELGTRGATAVALTPGWLRSEMMLDNFGVSEANWRDALAKVPHFAISETPSYVGRAVAALAADPEVSRWNGQSLSSGQLARVYGFTDLDGSRPDAWRYLVEVQDPGLPADVTGYR; translated from the coding sequence ATGGCGGAGGCACGGCGGACTCTCGAAGGCAAGGTCGCCCTGGTGGCCGGGGCGACGCGGGGCGCGGGCCGGGGCACCGCGGTCCAGCTGGGCGCGCAGGGCGCGACGGTGTACGTGACGGGGCGCAGTACGCGCGGCAGCCGTTCGGAGTACGACCGGCCGGAGACCGTCGAGGAGACGGCGGAGCTGGTCACGGCGGCGGGCGGGCAGGGCATCGCCGTGGTCGCGGACCACCTGGTGCCGGCGCAGGTGGAGGCGCTGGTCGGGCGGATCGACGCCGAGCAGGGGCGCCTGGACGTGCTGGTGAACGACATCTGGGGCGGCGAGCGGCTCTTCGAGTGGGACAGCACGGTGTGGGAGCACGACCTGGACAACGGGCTGCGCATCCTGCGGCTCGCGGTGGAGACCCACGCCGTCACCAGCCATTTCGCGCTGCCTCTGATGCTGCGCACGCCGGGCGGGCTGGTGGTGGAGATGACGGACGGCACGGCCGGGTACAACGCGGCGAACTACCGCGTCTCGTTCTTCTACGACCTCGCCAAGTCGGCCGTCCTGCGGATGGCGTTCGCCCTCGGGCACGAGCTGGGGACGCGTGGCGCGACGGCGGTGGCACTGACGCCGGGCTGGCTGCGCTCGGAGATGATGCTGGACAACTTCGGCGTGAGCGAAGCGAATTGGCGGGACGCGCTGGCCAAGGTCCCGCACTTCGCCATCTCCGAGACCCCGTCGTACGTCGGGCGGGCGGTCGCGGCGCTGGCCGCGGACCCGGAGGTCTCCCGCTGGAACGGGCAGTCGCTCTCCAGCGGGCAGCTGGCCCGGGTCTACGGGTTCACGGACCTCGACGGGAGCCGGCCGGACGCCTGGCGGTATCTGGTCGAGGTCCAGGACCCGGGCCTCCCGGCGGACGTGACCGGATACCGCTGA
- a CDS encoding enoyl-CoA hydratase/isomerase family protein, whose protein sequence is MKTEEAVDDTVLLATDGRTGLITLNRPRALNALTHPMVLRIDEALRAWEQDPGVDQVLIRGAGERGLCAGGDIRAIHDDAKAGTTASADFWRDEYRLNARIARYPKPYVALMDGIVMGGGVGVSAHGSVRVVTERSRVAMPETGIGFVPDVGGTYLLGRAPGLLGTHLALTGTAVGAADALLCGLADHFVPAGRLPELTGALSGAPAGEVLAQYSGTPAPGELADRRDWIDRCYAADTVEEIVERLLAEGDPAAKEAAETLLAKSPTSLKVTLAAVRRARALGPLEQVLVQEYRVSCNALRAPDLVEGIRAQVVDKDRNPRWSPSALADVSDADVERFFAPLGAARELRLP, encoded by the coding sequence GTGAAGACCGAAGAAGCCGTCGATGACACGGTCCTGCTCGCCACCGATGGCCGGACGGGGCTGATCACACTCAACCGTCCCAGGGCCCTCAACGCCCTCACCCACCCCATGGTGCTGCGGATCGACGAGGCCCTGCGCGCCTGGGAGCAGGACCCCGGCGTCGACCAGGTCCTGATCCGCGGCGCCGGCGAACGCGGCCTGTGCGCCGGCGGGGACATCCGGGCCATACACGACGACGCCAAGGCCGGAACCACCGCTTCCGCAGACTTCTGGCGCGACGAGTACCGGCTCAACGCCCGGATCGCCCGCTACCCCAAGCCGTACGTCGCCCTCATGGACGGCATCGTGATGGGCGGCGGCGTCGGCGTCTCGGCCCACGGCAGCGTCCGCGTCGTCACCGAGCGCTCCCGCGTCGCCATGCCCGAGACGGGCATCGGCTTCGTCCCGGACGTCGGCGGCACCTACCTGCTCGGCCGCGCCCCCGGCCTGCTCGGCACCCACCTCGCGCTCACCGGAACGGCCGTGGGCGCCGCCGACGCGCTGCTGTGCGGACTCGCCGACCACTTCGTGCCCGCCGGCCGGCTCCCGGAACTGACTGGGGCCCTCTCCGGAGCGCCCGCGGGCGAGGTGCTGGCGCAGTACTCCGGGACCCCCGCCCCCGGGGAACTGGCCGACCGGCGCGACTGGATCGACCGCTGCTACGCGGCGGACACCGTCGAGGAGATCGTCGAACGGCTGCTGGCCGAGGGCGATCCGGCCGCCAAGGAGGCCGCCGAGACGCTCCTGGCCAAGTCCCCGACCTCCCTCAAGGTCACCCTCGCCGCGGTCCGCCGGGCCCGCGCCCTGGGCCCGCTGGAGCAGGTGCTGGTCCAGGAGTACCGGGTGTCCTGCAACGCCCTGCGCGCGCCCGACCTGGTGGAGGGCATCCGGGCCCAGGTCGTCGACAAGGACCGCAACCCCCGGTGGTCCCCGTCCGCGCTCGCCGATGTCTCCGACGCCGACGTGGAGCGGTTCTTCGCCCCGCTCGGCGCCGCCCGCGAACTCCGGCTGCCCTGA
- a CDS encoding helix-turn-helix transcriptional regulator: protein MQKIRHTPRAATSIRELDTGVGIDPHRHDDHQIAYAGSGVLSITTDAGTWVAPTTRALWIPAGTVHEHRAYGRTDLHSVGLPTHLNPLSLDTPAVIAVGPLLRELILAYTRAPEDGSPQRRRMLGVLLDQLRASPLQPLHLPAPADPRLAAVCALLHADPADSRGLAALSAAAGAGAGERTLSRLFRAELGMTFPQWRTQLRLHRALRLLAVGTPVTAVAHRCGWSSASAFIDVFRRAFGHTPGAHPRGL, encoded by the coding sequence ATGCAGAAAATCCGCCACACTCCCCGGGCCGCGACCAGCATCCGCGAGCTCGACACGGGCGTCGGGATCGACCCGCACCGGCACGACGACCACCAGATCGCCTACGCCGGTTCCGGCGTGCTGTCCATCACCACCGACGCCGGTACGTGGGTGGCGCCCACGACCCGCGCGCTGTGGATCCCGGCCGGGACGGTGCACGAGCACCGTGCGTACGGGCGGACCGACCTGCACTCCGTCGGGCTGCCGACCCACCTCAACCCGCTGTCCCTCGACACCCCCGCCGTGATCGCCGTCGGACCGCTGCTGCGGGAGCTGATCCTGGCCTACACGCGGGCCCCCGAGGACGGCAGCCCCCAGCGCCGCCGGATGCTCGGGGTGCTGCTCGACCAGCTGCGGGCCTCGCCGCTGCAGCCGCTGCACCTGCCCGCGCCCGCCGATCCCCGGCTGGCGGCGGTGTGCGCCCTGCTGCACGCCGATCCGGCGGACTCCCGCGGCCTGGCCGCGCTGAGCGCCGCGGCGGGCGCCGGGGCGGGCGAGCGGACGCTGAGCCGGCTGTTCCGCGCCGAGCTGGGCATGACCTTCCCGCAGTGGCGCACCCAGCTGCGGCTGCACCGGGCGCTGCGGCTGCTGGCCGTCGGCACCCCGGTCACCGCGGTCGCGCACCGCTGCGGCTGGTCCTCCGCGAGCGCCTTCATCGACGTCTTCCGGCGGGCCTTCGGCCACACGCCGGGAGCGCACCCGCGCGGGCTGTGA
- a CDS encoding MFS transporter yields MAAHAAGHSCVDVYQGAVAALVPFLVSERAYGYAAASGVVLAASLLSSVVQPLFGALTDRRPMPWLIPLSTAAAGLGIALVGADAGYPATVAAVALSGLGVAAYHPAAARLVRTSAGGPGHAAMSWFALGGNIGFACAPLLVVGALSVPGPAGWWLLAVPAALGVVLNLPRPAPDRTAGPEASQAAGGAHASAGPEDRRAFLRLSLVVVVRSVAFIGLSTFIALYVRERGGGETAGAVALFALFAGSAGGTLLGGRLASRWGRVTTVRRAYAAAAPAVAGVLFLPLPLVYVCAALAAAALYVPFSLQVTLGQDYLPARMGTASGVTLGLTVSVGGVASPFIGALADATSVRTALLPLAVLPLLAWALARRLPEPAPGA; encoded by the coding sequence ATCGCCGCCCACGCGGCCGGGCATTCCTGCGTGGACGTCTACCAGGGCGCCGTCGCGGCCCTGGTCCCCTTCCTGGTCTCGGAGCGCGCGTACGGCTACGCCGCCGCCTCCGGCGTCGTGCTGGCCGCCTCGCTGCTGTCCTCCGTGGTCCAGCCGCTGTTCGGGGCGCTGACCGACCGCCGCCCGATGCCGTGGCTGATCCCGCTGAGCACCGCCGCCGCCGGGCTGGGCATCGCCCTGGTCGGCGCGGACGCCGGCTATCCGGCCACCGTCGCCGCGGTCGCCCTGTCCGGGCTGGGTGTGGCCGCGTACCACCCGGCGGCCGCCCGGCTGGTCCGCACGAGCGCGGGCGGCCCCGGGCACGCGGCGATGAGCTGGTTCGCGCTCGGCGGCAACATCGGCTTCGCGTGTGCGCCGCTGCTCGTCGTGGGGGCCCTGTCGGTGCCCGGCCCGGCGGGCTGGTGGCTACTGGCCGTCCCCGCGGCGCTCGGAGTCGTACTGAACCTCCCCCGGCCGGCGCCGGACCGTACGGCCGGACCGGAGGCATCGCAGGCGGCGGGAGGCGCGCACGCGTCGGCCGGGCCCGAGGACCGCCGGGCCTTCCTGCGGCTCTCCCTCGTGGTGGTCGTCCGGTCCGTCGCGTTCATCGGGCTGAGCACGTTCATCGCCTTGTACGTACGCGAGCGCGGCGGTGGTGAAACCGCGGGGGCGGTGGCCCTGTTCGCCCTCTTCGCCGGCAGCGCTGGCGGCACCCTGCTCGGCGGCCGGCTGGCCTCCCGCTGGGGGCGGGTCACCACCGTCCGCCGGGCGTACGCGGCGGCCGCCCCCGCCGTCGCGGGCGTGCTCTTCCTGCCGCTGCCCCTGGTGTACGTCTGCGCGGCACTGGCGGCCGCCGCCCTGTACGTGCCGTTCTCGCTCCAGGTCACACTGGGCCAGGACTACCTGCCGGCCCGCATGGGCACGGCGAGCGGGGTCACCCTCGGCCTGACGGTCAGCGTGGGCGGCGTGGCGAGCCCCTTCATCGGCGCCCTCGCGGACGCCACCTCCGTACGGACGGCCCTGCTCCCCCTGGCCGTTCTCCCGCTGCTGGCCTGGGCCCTGGCCCGGCGGCTGCCGGAACCCGCGCCGGGCGCCTGA
- a CDS encoding DUF6434 domain-containing protein, producing MSTNAGESRPSLTPALTGAELTRWYWTLAELSSLAREMGLSAGGGKVALTARLAAALDGLRPPEPVRARRRSTGRQLTAPVDGDTVIPEGQRCSQVLREYFVREIGPGFHFDAFMRDYVARHAGHTLAEAVAHWHGTRARAAEPQEVAAQFEFNRFLRDWHARHPEGTRPQALAAWQAHRALPKG from the coding sequence ATGAGTACGAATGCCGGGGAGTCCCGGCCCTCCCTGACCCCGGCGCTGACCGGGGCGGAGCTGACGCGCTGGTACTGGACGCTGGCCGAACTGTCCTCGCTCGCGCGAGAGATGGGCCTTTCCGCTGGGGGTGGAAAGGTCGCGCTGACGGCCCGGCTGGCCGCGGCGCTCGACGGGCTCCGGCCGCCGGAACCGGTCCGGGCCCGGCGCCGCAGCACAGGGCGGCAGCTCACGGCCCCCGTCGACGGGGACACCGTGATCCCGGAGGGCCAGCGGTGCAGCCAGGTGCTCCGGGAGTACTTCGTCCGGGAGATCGGGCCCGGATTCCATTTCGACGCCTTCATGCGGGACTACGTCGCCCGGCACGCGGGACACACCCTCGCCGAGGCCGTCGCCCACTGGCACGGCACCCGGGCCCGGGCGGCCGAACCCCAGGAGGTCGCCGCCCAGTTCGAGTTCAACCGCTTCCTGCGCGACTGGCACGCCCGCCACCCGGAGGGCACCCGGCCGCAGGCCCTGGCCGCCTGGCAGGCCCACCGCGCCCTCCCGAAGGGCTGA
- a CDS encoding hydrolase, translating into MTATADRTRPTLDDGTALVLIDLQQGILALPTTRPAAEILANGITLAEAFRARKLPVVLVRVAWSPDGGDLPTTDVDRPGPATAPPAAFSEIPAELAALGDVVVTKRHWGAFTGTELDLQLRRRGIHRIVLAGISTSVGVESTARTAWEHSYSLVFAEDATADTDPASHAHSFGKIFPRIGKVSTTAEIIAALNA; encoded by the coding sequence GTGACCGCCACAGCCGACCGCACCCGCCCGACCCTCGACGACGGCACCGCCCTGGTCCTGATCGACCTCCAGCAGGGCATCCTGGCGCTGCCCACCACCCGGCCCGCCGCCGAGATCCTCGCGAACGGCATCACTCTCGCCGAAGCGTTCCGCGCCCGGAAGCTCCCGGTGGTGCTGGTCAGGGTCGCCTGGTCGCCCGATGGCGGCGACCTGCCCACCACCGACGTCGACCGCCCGGGCCCGGCCACCGCGCCGCCCGCCGCCTTCTCGGAGATCCCGGCCGAGCTCGCCGCCCTCGGCGACGTCGTCGTGACCAAGCGCCACTGGGGCGCCTTCACCGGGACCGAGCTCGACCTCCAGCTGCGCCGCCGCGGCATCCACCGGATCGTCCTGGCCGGCATCTCCACCAGCGTCGGCGTCGAGTCCACCGCGCGTACGGCCTGGGAGCACAGCTATTCCCTGGTCTTCGCCGAGGACGCCACGGCCGACACGGACCCCGCGTCCCACGCCCATTCGTTCGGCAAGATCTTCCCGCGCATCGGCAAGGTCAGCACGACCGCGGAGATCATCGCCGCGCTGAACGCCTGA
- a CDS encoding cyclopropane-fatty-acyl-phospholipid synthase family protein encodes MDRNLVIQTPAGGQEFDESQVPLYYSRKTVEILHKYGPGPRVHFHMGLFAPGATPNTTVTQRVLKRRIVESQEAIVEHAARSWGAYTTPPGSVLDIGCGVGGGSLYWAQEHGATVTGLTVAADHIPVIEDFARQAGVGDRVTPLLADVHAFTADRKYDAAYANESSGYMDRERLFQVVARSLKPGGWFGIQEHFICRPEWTEFIDGYYKTRLGTLTEYLAAAEAAGFELEQDEDVTDRVAEFWVQSMAWNTAELDRAEGCGTPSHWSCERLRESAITHGKLFRIWRDHALETRLLLFRLGGGS; translated from the coding sequence ATGGACCGCAACCTTGTCATCCAGACCCCCGCTGGTGGCCAGGAGTTCGACGAGAGCCAAGTTCCGCTCTACTACAGCCGCAAGACCGTGGAAATCCTCCACAAGTACGGCCCCGGACCAAGGGTCCATTTCCACATGGGCCTCTTCGCCCCCGGGGCGACGCCGAACACCACGGTCACCCAACGCGTGCTCAAGCGCCGCATCGTGGAGTCCCAGGAGGCCATCGTCGAGCACGCCGCCCGCAGCTGGGGGGCGTACACCACACCCCCCGGCAGCGTCCTCGACATCGGCTGCGGAGTCGGCGGCGGGTCGCTCTACTGGGCCCAGGAGCACGGTGCGACGGTCACAGGGCTCACCGTCGCGGCCGATCACATACCCGTGATCGAGGACTTCGCCCGCCAGGCGGGCGTGGGCGACCGCGTCACCCCCCTCCTGGCCGACGTGCACGCGTTCACCGCCGACCGGAAGTACGACGCCGCGTACGCCAACGAGAGCTCCGGCTACATGGACCGCGAGCGGCTCTTCCAGGTCGTGGCCCGGTCGCTGAAGCCCGGCGGCTGGTTCGGCATCCAGGAGCACTTCATCTGCCGGCCCGAGTGGACCGAGTTCATCGACGGCTACTACAAGACGCGCCTCGGCACCCTCACCGAGTACCTGGCCGCCGCCGAGGCGGCCGGTTTTGAACTGGAGCAGGACGAGGACGTCACCGACCGCGTCGCCGAGTTCTGGGTCCAGTCCATGGCCTGGAACACCGCCGAACTGGACCGTGCGGAAGGCTGCGGCACCCCGTCCCACTGGTCGTGCGAGCGGCTCCGGGAGTCCGCCATCACACACGGCAAGCTGTTCCGCATCTGGCGCGACCACGCGCTGGAGACCCGGCTCCTGCTGTTCCGTCTCGGCGGGGGCAGCTGA
- a CDS encoding cytochrome P450 has translation MSTTPVPQPGAAAPPPGCPAHRLYGPEAEADPMGLYEKLRAEYGAVAPVLVQGDLPAWLVLGHRENLDVARTPSRFARDPRHWRDQQEGNVPADHPLTPMTAWQPVCHFVDGVEHERLRGAITESLERFDRRGVRRYVKRFADQLIDAFVESGKGDLVAAFAEPLPMLVMTQLVGAPESYGPRLVEAARDMIQGTETAVASFEYISVTLRELVARKREVPGRDFTTWLLEHPTALGDEEIVEHLRLVLIAAFETTANLIANTLRVVLTDRRFRANLSGGHMTLPDALEQVLWDEPPLMTVLGRWATGDTELAGTRIKAGDMLLLGLGAGNVDPEIRPDATEPVHGNRSHLAFSSGPHECPGQDIGRAIADTGIDTLLTRLPDLELAVPEDELQWKSSLMSRHLVALPVRFTPRGSTVTGSTPVPRPAAQPPRTAPTAVPAAGERPAGRASWWARLRRRR, from the coding sequence GTGAGCACCACCCCCGTCCCCCAGCCGGGTGCGGCCGCCCCGCCGCCCGGCTGCCCGGCCCACCGGCTCTACGGGCCCGAGGCCGAGGCCGACCCCATGGGCCTGTACGAGAAGCTGCGCGCCGAGTACGGCGCGGTGGCGCCCGTCCTCGTCCAGGGCGACCTCCCGGCCTGGCTGGTGCTGGGCCACCGCGAGAACCTGGACGTGGCGCGCACCCCGTCCCGGTTCGCCCGCGACCCGCGCCACTGGCGGGACCAGCAGGAGGGAAACGTTCCGGCCGACCACCCCCTGACGCCGATGACCGCATGGCAGCCCGTGTGTCACTTCGTCGACGGCGTCGAGCACGAGCGGCTGCGCGGAGCGATCACCGAGTCCCTGGAGCGCTTCGACCGCCGCGGCGTCCGCCGGTACGTGAAGCGCTTCGCCGACCAGCTGATCGACGCCTTCGTCGAGTCCGGGAAGGGTGACCTGGTCGCCGCCTTCGCCGAGCCGTTGCCGATGCTGGTGATGACCCAGCTCGTCGGGGCGCCGGAGTCCTACGGCCCGCGTCTCGTCGAGGCGGCCCGCGACATGATCCAGGGCACCGAGACGGCCGTCGCGAGCTTCGAGTACATCTCGGTCACCCTCCGGGAACTCGTTGCACGCAAGCGGGAGGTGCCCGGCCGGGACTTCACCACCTGGTTGCTGGAGCACCCCACGGCGCTCGGCGACGAGGAGATCGTGGAGCACCTGCGGCTGGTGCTGATCGCGGCCTTCGAGACGACCGCCAACCTGATCGCGAACACCCTGCGCGTGGTGCTCACGGACCGCCGCTTCCGCGCGAACCTCTCCGGCGGGCACATGACGCTGCCGGACGCGCTGGAGCAGGTCCTGTGGGACGAGCCTCCGCTCATGACGGTCCTCGGACGCTGGGCCACCGGTGACACGGAGCTGGCCGGAACCCGGATCAAGGCCGGGGACATGCTGCTGCTCGGCCTGGGGGCGGGCAACGTCGACCCCGAGATCCGGCCCGACGCGACCGAGCCCGTTCACGGCAACCGCTCCCACCTGGCCTTCAGCAGCGGCCCGCACGAGTGTCCCGGGCAGGACATCGGCCGGGCCATCGCGGACACCGGCATCGACACCCTGCTGACCCGGCTGCCTGACCTGGAGCTGGCCGTCCCCGAGGACGAGCTCCAGTGGAAGTCCTCGCTCATGTCCCGCCACCTGGTGGCGCTGCCCGTACGGTTCACCCCGCGCGGCAGCACCGTCACCGGGTCCACGCCGGTACCCCGGCCGGCCGCCCAGCCGCCCCGGACGGCGCCGACGGCCGTCCCCGCCGCGGGGGAGCGGCCGGCGGGCCGGGCCTCCTGGTGGGCGCGCCTGCGCCGCCGCCGCTGA
- a CDS encoding ATP/GTP-binding protein, translating into MDFESSDRATAPRREDALPATAAAAVKVVIVGGFGVGKTTLVGSVSEIRPLTTEETMTQAGVGVDDTAGVERKTSTTVAMDFGRISINEELVLYLFGTPGQERFWFLWRGLFEGALGAVVLVDTRRLEVSFDVIGRLEERGVPFVVAVNSFPDAPEHPLEELRAALDLPASVPLVFCDARRRDSSRDVLMTLMRYLHSLAATPEAL; encoded by the coding sequence ATGGACTTCGAAAGCTCTGACCGGGCCACCGCGCCCCGGCGCGAGGACGCGCTGCCGGCCACGGCCGCCGCCGCAGTCAAGGTGGTGATCGTGGGCGGCTTCGGGGTCGGCAAGACGACCCTCGTCGGCTCGGTCAGCGAGATCCGGCCGCTCACCACCGAGGAGACGATGACCCAGGCCGGGGTCGGCGTCGACGACACGGCGGGGGTGGAACGCAAGACCTCCACCACCGTGGCCATGGACTTCGGCCGCATCAGCATCAACGAGGAGCTGGTGCTCTACCTCTTCGGCACGCCGGGCCAGGAGCGCTTCTGGTTCCTGTGGCGCGGCCTGTTCGAGGGCGCGCTCGGCGCGGTGGTCCTGGTCGACACCCGCAGGCTGGAGGTCAGCTTCGACGTGATCGGCCGGCTGGAAGAGCGCGGAGTACCGTTCGTGGTCGCCGTCAACTCCTTCCCCGACGCGCCCGAGCACCCCCTGGAGGAGCTGCGCGCCGCCCTCGACCTGCCCGCGTCTGTACCGCTCGTCTTCTGTGACGCCCGGCGGCGCGACTCCAGCCGCGACGTCCTGATGACGCTGATGCGCTACCTGCACTCCCTCGCCGCGACCCCGGAGGCACTGTGA
- a CDS encoding DUF742 domain-containing protein — MSNPGGDWEDGTPERLYVITGGRSGGLVPTHVDLVTLIIAKSGPRPGMQPEHAAIMRLCQSPLSVAEISAYLGLPVSVVTVLLGDLLAAKHVLSRPPVAPAKLPDLALIEAVIDGLRKL; from the coding sequence GTGAGCAACCCCGGCGGGGACTGGGAGGACGGCACTCCCGAGCGGCTCTACGTGATCACCGGCGGCCGCAGTGGGGGGTTAGTCCCCACCCACGTCGACCTCGTCACGCTGATCATCGCCAAGTCGGGTCCCAGGCCCGGGATGCAGCCGGAGCACGCGGCGATCATGCGGCTGTGCCAGTCGCCGCTCTCGGTGGCCGAGATCTCCGCGTATCTCGGCCTGCCGGTGAGCGTGGTCACCGTACTCCTCGGTGACCTGCTCGCCGCCAAGCACGTGCTCTCCCGCCCACCCGTCGCACCCGCCAAACTCCCGGACCTGGCACTGATTGAGGCAGTCATCGATGGACTTCGAAAGCTCTGA
- a CDS encoding roadblock/LC7 domain-containing protein, whose amino-acid sequence MSQQQTNMDWMLKDLAESVPQTRHVVVLSADGLRMAQYGAETDTADRLAAACAGLQSLAGAVASELPGSSGRMRLVVIEMDGGFFYLMAAGAGAFLAVLADEGVDAGLMGQRMRDLVARIGEHLSSPPRRDGQPA is encoded by the coding sequence ATGAGTCAGCAGCAGACCAATATGGACTGGATGCTCAAGGACCTGGCCGAGAGCGTTCCGCAGACCCGCCACGTCGTCGTCCTCTCCGCCGACGGCCTGCGCATGGCGCAGTACGGCGCGGAGACCGACACCGCCGACCGGCTCGCCGCAGCCTGCGCCGGACTGCAGAGCCTCGCCGGAGCCGTCGCCTCCGAACTCCCGGGCAGCAGCGGGCGGATGCGGCTCGTCGTCATCGAGATGGACGGCGGCTTCTTCTACCTGATGGCGGCCGGTGCCGGCGCCTTCCTCGCCGTGCTGGCCGACGAAGGCGTCGACGCGGGCCTGATGGGCCAGCGCATGCGCGACCTCGTCGCCCGGATCGGAGAACACCTGAGCAGCCCGCCGCGCCGCGACGGGCAGCCGGCGTGA
- a CDS encoding sensor histidine kinase, with protein MVRVGSSPGSPGPTSPVAWALPALLTAAAAAIAVAQVSAPARTPVAWIGAVAFVAVALSCGEAARRGKAVAALRLTVAAHEAALHRQQAETVRLAQELLPDVVERLRKGEFPEEVLASLEEPDIHGPGLTPEFRAAHHAVLRSVLDAVVAEEDLRDSAQRAFVNIARRVQAIVHQQAQELREMEDRHGRSPEVFGDLLRLDHGTALIGRLADSIAVLGGARPGRQWSKAVPLYSVLRGAMSRIIDYQRVELHSVSQVAVVGPAVEPLIHALAELLDNATRYSPPQTKVHLTAVDVNSGIAVEIEDGGVSMSEEARKRAERMLRQAQQGIDLTDLGETPRLGLAVVGRLSQAYDFQVSLRASAYGGVRAVLVIPQQLITTASAATGVAHGIGTASGPRAALPPAPAGAAVTGAAVADSGVPAARPVTGPRMPAAADEVPAVTERTPNGLPQRRRKTRAVAPEPIATGDRITAAAEAAADRAGYGYGAVPAPAPDPQPEVQPGMWLAAFQGGLSGDSQTAASQTTASQTTASQTTASRSGAASQNTDASPASASKGEQP; from the coding sequence ATGGTTCGCGTGGGATCGTCGCCCGGAAGTCCAGGGCCCACCTCACCCGTCGCATGGGCGCTGCCCGCCCTGCTGACCGCCGCTGCTGCGGCGATCGCCGTGGCGCAGGTGTCCGCACCTGCCCGCACCCCCGTCGCCTGGATCGGCGCCGTGGCCTTCGTGGCCGTTGCCCTGTCCTGCGGTGAGGCCGCCCGGCGCGGCAAGGCGGTGGCCGCGCTGCGGCTGACGGTCGCCGCGCACGAGGCGGCCCTGCACCGGCAGCAGGCCGAGACCGTGCGGCTGGCGCAGGAGCTGCTGCCCGATGTCGTGGAGCGGCTGCGCAAGGGGGAGTTCCCCGAGGAGGTGCTCGCCTCCCTGGAGGAGCCCGACATCCACGGGCCCGGCCTGACGCCGGAGTTCAGGGCGGCGCACCACGCCGTGCTGCGCTCGGTGCTCGACGCCGTCGTCGCCGAGGAGGACCTGCGCGACTCCGCGCAGCGGGCCTTCGTCAACATCGCCCGCCGCGTCCAGGCCATCGTGCACCAACAGGCCCAGGAACTGCGGGAGATGGAGGACCGGCACGGCCGCAGCCCGGAGGTGTTCGGCGACCTGCTGCGGCTCGACCACGGCACGGCCCTCATCGGCCGTCTCGCCGACTCCATCGCCGTACTCGGCGGTGCGCGGCCCGGCCGCCAGTGGAGCAAGGCCGTCCCGCTGTACAGCGTGCTGCGCGGTGCCATGTCGCGGATCATCGACTACCAGCGCGTCGAGCTCCACTCGGTCTCGCAGGTCGCCGTCGTCGGACCGGCCGTCGAGCCGCTCATCCACGCGCTCGCCGAGCTTCTGGACAACGCCACCCGCTACTCGCCGCCGCAGACCAAGGTCCATCTGACCGCCGTGGACGTGAACTCGGGCATCGCCGTCGAGATCGAGGACGGCGGCGTGAGCATGAGCGAGGAGGCCCGCAAGCGGGCCGAGCGCATGCTCCGCCAGGCGCAGCAGGGCATCGACCTCACCGACCTCGGGGAGACCCCGCGCCTGGGCCTCGCCGTGGTCGGCCGGCTCTCGCAGGCGTACGACTTCCAGGTCTCGCTGCGCGCGTCGGCGTACGGCGGCGTACGGGCCGTGCTCGTCATCCCGCAACAGCTGATCACCACCGCGTCCGCCGCGACCGGCGTCGCCCACGGCATCGGCACCGCCTCGGGCCCCCGCGCCGCCCTCCCGCCGGCGCCGGCCGGCGCAGCCGTGACCGGGGCAGCGGTCGCAGACTCCGGAGTACCGGCTGCCCGCCCGGTCACCGGCCCCCGGATGCCGGCAGCCGCCGACGAGGTGCCCGCCGTGACCGAGCGGACCCCGAACGGCCTGCCGCAGCGCCGCCGCAAGACCCGCGCCGTGGCGCCGGAGCCGATCGCCACCGGGGACCGGATCACGGCAGCGGCCGAGGCGGCCGCGGACCGCGCCGGATACGGGTACGGAGCCGTGCCCGCGCCCGCGCCCGACCCCCAGCCCGAGGTACAGCCCGGGATGTGGCTCGCCGCCTTCCAGGGCGGCCTGTCGGGGGACAGCCAGACCGCCGCGAGCCAGACCACCGCGAGCCAGACCACCGCGAGCCAGACCACCGCGAGCCGGAGCGGCGCAGCAAGCCAGAACACAGACGCCTCGCCGGCCTCGGCGAGCAAGGGGGAACAGCCATGA